The DNA region AGTATCGATCCTGCTAAACGCCTTGCCGATGCTATGGGAATTAAACTTGGCAGTAGCTTAAGCAAGGTGGAGTTTGCTGCTGATAGCGGGGTCACGGGCAGCGTCTATGGCGCTATGCTGGATCAAAAGGCTGTCTTCGATGAGATGGTTGAAAAGTGGGCACCATCACAAAAAGTTAAAGATAAGATCTACGCAAACAGTATCTATAAAGAAGTATCTGCAAACTTGGGCGGACCCTTGGAGTATATGGCTCTTGCCAAGTTACAAAGTATGTCTGAGGATAAGAGCTTTGATTTGATTGTGCTGGATACTCCACCGGACACCCATGCGTTGGATTTTTTACAGCGGCCGGATGCCCTTTCAGGCTTTACCGATGGGGGTGTCATGACTTGGCTCATCAAGCCTTTCTACATGGCACAAAAATTGGGGGCGGGCAAGCTCTTGAAAGCGAGTGGTCGCTTGATGTCTGGAATTTCGAATGTCACTGGGGTGAAGATGCTGCAGTTGCTATCGGAATTTCTAGTTCTTATGGAAGATGTCATCAAAGGCTTTGCCGTTGCAGGCAATCAAGTTTCCGAGCTATTGAAAAGCAGCGATACAAGTTTTATCTTAGTTGCTGCACCAAACAACGCTGCTGTGCGCTCTGCAGAATGTCTGCTCGATGAGCTAGGTCGCAACCAATTTCCGTTGGGTGGCTTATTCGTCAATCGCTGCTTAGCAAGTGATCTGGAACAAAGCCTGGCTCACTTTGAACACGATCCAAAGGCTGGAAATACCCCTGGGGTAAACTTACTGCTAAAGAAAAGGGATCACGGCAAGGATCTGCTTGCGAAGCTAAAGAGCCATATGGAACGAACCTTCGGTGATCGGACCCCCATGATTAAAGTTGAAGAGCATAAACAGTTTATTCACTCTCTTGAATCTCTCTTAAGTTTTTCTCATGCTGTCGCGGGTGCTGCAAAGATCTAGAATCCACGGGAAGCGCTTGTCTGAAAAGCCTGAGCGTTCCTAAAGACCTAGGCAGTCCCCGTGATGCGGTGTATGATGGCGAATGAATTTGGCCTGGCGTGAAAGGAGCTTTCTTGAGTCAGACACAAGCAGAGCAAAATATTGTCGAACAGGGTATCTCATCATTTGGCCAAAAAATTCTCTCAGGCCTTGCATCTATTGGCGAAGTTACTATTTTTATTAAAGAATCTGTGGTGCAAGTGGTTCGCCCGCCGTTTCGATTTCGCCTTGTGCTCCAACAGATGGAGTTCATAGGTAATCAATCTCTCACAATTGTTCTGATATGCGGGTTTTTCATCGGCGCTGCGGTGAGTCTTCAGGTGGGAACGATCTTTGTCATTTTTGGTGCAGAAGGCATGTTAGGTGCAGCCAACGGCAAAGCTCTGTCGCGGGAGTTAAGCCCCTTGATCACTGGCTTCTTGCTAGCGGGTCGTGCGGGGGCGTCCATGACAGCAGAAATCGCATCAATGAAGGTCAATGAGCAGATCGACGCCATGGAGTCGATGGCTGTGGACCCAATCAATTATCTTGTGGCACCTCGGCTGATAGCGAGTGTCATCATGTTGCCCCTGCTGGTTTCCATCTTCAACCTCGTAGGGCAGATGGCATCAGTGGTGATTGGGATTTTTGTTTTCAATATCGATCAAGGGGCCTTTTTCGAAAAGATGGTGAATATCGTCAGCCCTAGTGATATTTGGAGTGGGCTTCAAAAGGCTATTATTTTCGGTGGCATTATCGCATTGTTCGCTTGCCGCTTTGGTTTAACGGCTAAGGGTGGAGCTAAAGGTGTGGGGCAGGCAACAACGAATTCAGTTGTTACAATCTTACTTGTCCTTCTGCTTGTAGACTTCATCACAACCTATATACAGATAGTGCTTTAGAGTATGATTAGGTTTGAACACGTAACAAAGCAATTTGGTTCCTTTAAAGTTCTTGATGATCTTGATGTCGAGATTCCTAAAGGCAAGATCACTGTCATCATTGGCAAGTCCGGTGAAGGAAAGTCGGTGACGATCAAGCACATCATGGGTCTTCTAAAGCCCACCAAAGGCCGGGTTTTTGTGGATGGCGAGGATATTACTGACTTTGAGATCGAGGACCTGAAGAGGATTCGTCGCAAGATTGGAATGTTATTTCAGCACGCAGCGTTGTTCGATAGTCTTTCTGTCTTTGAAAACGTGGCATTTCCAGTTTTAGAGCATGAAAACGTTCCATTTGATGAACTCAAAGATCGGGTCGGAGAGGTCTTGGACATGGTCGGCCTCCCTGGAATCGAAAAAAAATTTCCTGGTGAACTGTCTACCGGAGAAAAAAAGAGGGTTGGCCTCGCCAGGGCATTAATTCACAAGCCTAAAATCATTCTTTATGACGAGCCGACGACGGGAATGGACCCCTTGGTTTCAGAGATGATTGACGAGCTGATTGTCGCTGTGAATCAAAATAACCCAGAACTGACATCGGTGGTGATTTCTCACGACTTGAAAGCTGCCTTGGATATTTCAGAAAATGTTGTCATGCTTTATAAAGGTAAGGTTCAGTTGGCTGCTAGCCCCGAAGAATTTCGCAATACAAGTGATCCTGTGATCCGTCAGTTCTTTTCGGGCAAGGTCGATGGTCCCATGGAGTTTATGTGACAATAGGCCATTATTTATCAAAATCTAAAACCCAAACTTCCTTCCAAACCATTATCAACGTTAAGCTTTTTGAGCGTTGGGTCGATGAAAGAGTCACGGAAGGGACAAAGGAGCCGCCACTGTAATGGGTGATCGTTCGTTAGAATATAAAGTTGGATTTTTCTCACTGCTCGGTATTGCTGCGACGGTACTTGCGGTATTTGTCTTGCGGCCAGATATGTTCAGCCGGCAAGACATGAACACGTACTATACCATACTTAAGGATGCTACCGGCATTCTGGAAAAAACCCATGTAAAAACAAACGGAGTGACCATCGGTAAAGTTGCTTATATTCGCTTGGATGAGAACGCGACCCGGGTGGGAATGGAAATCAATGAAGACGTCTTTATTCCTGAAGGCTCGAAAGTCATAGTTCGGACGGTTGGTTTTTTGGGTGACAAATTCATCGAAATTAAGAGACCGAGCAATGTCACCAACCCTGTTCCTGACCAAAGCTTTATCCCTCAGGCTACCGATGCATCGGACCTGGGTGAGGTGATCGCCTTGATTGGCTCCATTGCCAAGGATATTAAGAAGGTCACCTCAAATCTGGCAGCAGTCCTAGGAGATCGAGAAGGGGAAGAAAGCATTGCTCGAATTGTTGAAAACATTGAGCGATTTACCGAAGATGCCCGCGGAATATTAGAAGATAATCGAGATGATGTCCGAGACTTAGTGGCCAACATTCGGGAGTTTTCGGAGTCTGCAAACGATGTTCTGGATCAAAAAAACAGAGATCGGATCGAGCGTATTCTGGCTAACTTTGATGACTCGATGGTTGAGGTGCGGGGTGCTACCAAGAACATCAACCTCATCGCTCAAAAGGTGGAGAAGGGTGAAGGCACCCTGGGGCGATTGATCAACGATGACGATACTTTGACCGAGGTTGAGGGGGCGATCAAGGATATCCGCAAGGTTCTTGCACCTGTAACGAAGCTCGAAGTTGCCGTTGATACCAATACCTATATTCGTCGTGATAACACGGCGCAGACATACTTCAACTTGAAGTTTAGAACCCGGCCTGATGCATACTACCTTATTGGTTTTACAGACTTTTCTGAAAGAACACGGGACACTACCGTAGAAACTCTCGATGGCGACTCAACGGACGGGGTTGTTCGTAGCAAGGAGACTATTGTCGAAGACAGTGAGCTTCGTTTTAATCTACAAATCGCCAAGCGGTGGGGCAATTTAGGAGCTCGCCTTGGTCTTTTTGATTCAACTGGAGGTGTGGCAGGGGATCTGTACTTCTTCCGCGATCGCCTGCGGGTTTCCTTGGAAGTATATGATTTCGCAGATAAAGATAGTGAAGTTAGGGAGCTTGCCCATGTCAAAGCCTACGCTAACATCCTATTTTTCGACCATATTTATGCCATGATGGGTATCGACGATCCCACTCGCATAGATCCTGAAACAGGGAGCGTCAACAAGGAGCTAAACTACTTCTTTGGTGCTGGCTTGACCTTCAATGACCAGGATTTGAAGTCACTGTTCGGAATGGCTGCCATTGCAACAGGGGGCTAAGCAGGGGTAATTACGAGGCTTAAAAAGATTATTTGACATAGTTGTAAAAATATGTCAAATAGGCATAAGGAAAACTGATTTGCTGGAGATCCTTATGTTGTCGCAGAATCTAAACAAAACCCTTCTTTTTTTATCCCTAACCCAGGCAAGTTTGAGTTTAGCTACCGAAGCTCCCCGCGCTGATGGTCAGGCGATAAATATTGCCGAAACTGATATCTGGGTTACCGCGCCCGTGGGCTGGGAGGTATTAGAAAATAAGTTTGGTAAGGCCCTTGTGATTCAAGAGCCTAAACCTGAAAAACCTGTCTATGATAAATTTACCTATCAAAGAAACATAACTGTGGCGGTGTCTCATCAAGGAACACCTATCGATGATACGACGGTCGAGGAGCTTCGCACTAAGATCTTAGAAAGCTTCGGTCGTTACGGCAAAGATTTTACTTTAGCTGAAAATCATGAAGCCTTCGATTTCAAAGGGCAAGGTGATGGAATTCTGATCTACAGCTTTCTTAAGATCAATAAAGTTCAGCTCACACAGGCCCACGTTTTTGTATCGGGGGCAGATAAATCTCTCTTGATGACCTATACCGATTTAAGTGATCGCTTTCACGCTGACCAGGAAACATTTGCGAAGGTTTGGGCGACTCTTACAACCGCTCATATCGAAGGAGAAGCACCACAACGCTTTGAGGAGTTCTTAATCCCAGGTGTTGCAGTGTCATCCGGTTTGTTCCTTCTAATCTTGATCTCTGTTATTCGTAGTATAAGAGGGCGTTTGGCCTATCGTGACGACGAGGACTATCTTTCTGATGAAGGAGAGTATGCAGAATATCAGGATGATACTGACGATGATGAACCCTCTGAAACCTCAGGCTTAGCTCTCACTTCCTGGTAATTCATCGAATTTCTACCCTGGTTCGCAGCCAGGGTGTCACGCCTCTTCAAATCCTCTATCCTCCTCGTCTGTAAGCCTCTAGGATATCTATTCGTTCGTTTTTTTATTGTCTTTCTCATGATAGTCTAAGGCAAGCCTTAGTAATTCTAATATGGGGAAATAGACGCGAGCCTATTAGCCTGTGTCAAAAGTCTAGGATCAAGGCTTGACGAAGATAAAAATCCGGAGTTTAGTCAGCTAAATGAAGGCTTTTTGTCGAGACATAACATAGTGGTTGGACTTTGCAGACTGGTTCTAAACTTTATCTTCCAAGTGTCGACAAAGATAAGAGCCCTCGCTACACAGCGTCAAAGAAGTAACACTGTGAGATCTTCATAAAATGACTGATAATAGAGTAAGTGCCTTAGACATCGGAGGAACATATGACTAAACTTAAGGCTGTCCATTGGCGTACCCTTCTGCTTGCAGGGCTCTTCAGTTTTTCCCTGTTTCAGCCTGGGAAGGCCTTATCCTTATCCTGCTCTGAAGTCAGGCAGCTGACCCTTCTTTACTTCAAGATGCACTTCTCATACAGTAACTTCGACGACGAGATTAGCTCAAGGACTCTTGAGAATTTCGTAAAAGCTTGGGATCCTTGGAAACTGTATTTCTACAAAAGCGACGTCGAGGAAATTCGCAGTAAGTATTCTAAGAAGCTGGATGATATGATCTATGGCGATCTCGACTGCAGCGCTGTAGATTTCATTATGAATCGCTACTCAAAGCGACTCAAAGAACGCCACAAGCACGTGAGCGCCCTTCTTAAGAAAAAGTACGACTTTACAGTTGATGAGTACATGATGGTCGATCGCGATAAGCTAGATTTTGGCAGCTCGACTGAAGAAGTCAACGAACGCTGGCGCAAGCGCGTGAAGTTCCAGCTCCTAAACTTAAAAACCAGCGTCGGCGACGTTGAGAAGGCCAAGGAAAAGTTAGAGAAACGCTATGAGTTGGCTCTTAAACGCCATAATGAGCTAACAAAAGATCGAGTGCTTGGAATCTTTCTCAATTCTTTTTCTGCTTCTCTCGACCCTCACTCCAGTTATATGCCTGCCGAAGAACTTGAGGATTTTAGAATTCGGACCCGTCTTTCTCTTGAGGGTATCGGTGCGAGTCTTCGATCTGAAGATGGCTTTACCATAGTTGTGAGCCTAGTCAAAGGTGGTGCTGCCAAGAAAGGTGGCCTGCTGCGGGTGAACGATAAAATTATCGCGGTTGCCCAAGGGGACGGTGAGCCGGTCGACGTGATCGATATGGATCTTCAAGAAGTGGTTAAAAAAATTCGCGGCGCCCGAGGCACTATTGTGAAGCTGACGGTGATTCGGGAAACGTCGAAGAAGTCACAAAAGCTAGTGATTCCCATTGTCCGAGAGCGGATTCAATTGGTGGAGCAACAGGCCTCTTCAGAGGTGATCGAAGTTGTTTCATCTAATGCGAACGGTCGAGCTGGCAAGAAGCTGAAGATCGGCGTGTTGACCCTCCCATCATTTTACATCGATTTTGAAGGGCGCCAAAAAAGGTTGAGTAACTACCGTTCGTCAGCGAACGATGCGAAGCGAGAAATCCGAAAACTCCAAGAGCAAAAGATCGATGCACTTGTGGTCGACCTTCGAAATAATGGGGGAGGATCATTGGAAGAATCGATCAACATGGCTGGGATTTTCTTCGATGAAGGCCCTGTTGTGCAAATCAAGACAGGTGACGGCGAAGTTGAAACCTACTACGATCGTGATGGTCGGACCTATTACGACGGCCCACTTCTAGTCATGATCAATCGCCACTCCGCAAGCGCTTCAGAGATTTTCGCGGGAGCGATTCAAGATTATGATCGTGGCTTGATCGTCGGCGATCACCACACATTTGGAAAAGGTACCGTTCAGAACTTGAACGACTTAGCTCCTAAGCTCGGTGCTATCAAGGTGACCGTTAATCAGTTTTATCGAGCATCTGGTGCCAGTACTCAGCTTGAAGGCGTTGTGGCTGATATCAACTTGCCCAGTCTTGTCGATGAGCTTGAAATTGGTGAAAAGTTCTACGACTACGCCTTGCCCTACGAGAAAATTAAAACTGCAAAGTATAAAGAGTTTAAGCTTGTGGATCGCTACCTACCAGAGATCAAGAAGCGTAGTGAGATGAGGGTTGAAAAAGATCCAAAGTTTAAGGAAGTGCGAGATGAGATTGAAAAATTCACCAAGAATAAAGAAGAACGCTCCCGTGTAAGCTTAAAAGAGAAGAAGGATGATGAGGAGAAAGAGGACGAAAAATTAGCGGAAGAGGAAAATACTGATGAAGAGTACTCTTTGCAAGATGATATCTACATGCAAGAAACTTTAAAGATAGCTTCAGACTATATCAGTCTTCTCAAAGGCAAAAAGCCAGTGGGAAGTCCTTCAATTCCGGTTCTTGTGGAAAAGGCGAAGCCTGCCAAGGCATCGAAAGCTGTGTCTGAAAACTCTAAGAAAGAAGAGAAGAAGTAAGAAGTATTTTTGGGGACCGTGTTAAGCCAAGCTTTCCTACATTCAGCTTAGCTTGGAATACGCAAGCTTGGCAACACCTCTCCCGTCTACCCCTCCAGGGCTTGATACAGTTGAAAGTACTGGCCCCCAGATTCCATCAGGCTTTCATGGTTACCCTTCTCCTGAATCTTACCTTGCCGTAATAGGATGATTTGATCGCAGCTTCTAATTGTCGACAATCGGTGGGCGATTACTATTACGGTGCGATCGTGAAGGATGCGATCAATTGCTGACTGAATCAACCTCTCAGATGCAGGGTCCACTGACGAAGTCGCCTCGTCTAAAATAATCAGCTTGGGGTCTTTGGCTAGGGCTCGGGCAAAGACAATCAATTGACGTTGACCTTGTGATAGGTTTACCCCTTCTTCGCTAATCTTGTAGTCGTAGTCATTCTCCAGTTGCTCGATAATGGGGTGAAGCCCGACCAATTTAGAAGCGTTTATGGCATCCTCTCGGCTGATGTTGGGGTGGCCTAGGGTGATGTTAAACAAGATGCTACCATCGAAAAGGACAATGTCCTGGGGCACCATAGCAATTTTTTTGCGAAGTTCATGGCCATCTAAGTCTCTTAAGTCCTGCCCGTCTAGGTGTATGCTGCCATCGAAGTCACCATATAGCTTGCTGAGTAATTTGATAATTGTTGACTTTCCAGAGCCGGTTCGTCCAACCAACGCCAAAGATTCTCCAGCTTTCAGTTCGAATGAAACAGCATCAAGTATGGGCTTGGAGCTTTCCAAATCATAGCGAAAGGAAACGTTTTTAGCTTGGATCGACCCTTCAATTTCTTTGGGTAGCTCGTCGCCTTCGACAAAGTCATTCGTGTCGATAATCTTAAAGATCCTATCCAAAGAAGTGAAAGCTCCTTGCAGCATCGCTATCTTGTTACCCAGTTGCTTTAGTGGTTCGAACAGCGTTTGAATATATTGGACAAAGGCAACCATAACCCCGACGGAAAGCCCGGAATCCTGACCATAGATCTGAGAGACTGCAAACCAAAGTATGATGCCGATAGTGATAGATGAAATGCCATCAAGAACTGCGAACAAGGATGCGTCGATCACAACTGACTTCATTTGAGCGTTGCGATAAGCAATGACCAAACCATCGAACTTTTTCTGAGCATGTTTTTCAGCCGCAAGTAGTTTGATTGTGGTACTTCCATAGAGGCATTCTTGGGTAAAGCCGTTGAGTGCTGCGATTTTGCTTCTCGCGGATAACATTGTTCGCTTAAGGAGTCGCGATGCTTGGGTGACTACCACAATGACTACCGGCATAATCAACAGGGCACATAGAGCTAGCTGCCAGTTAAGGATGAATAAGCCGATCAATGCGCCGAGTAGAACCGCAGCATCTACGATGGAGTTTAAGACGCCCTGGTTCAGAGAT from Pseudobacteriovorax antillogorgiicola includes:
- a CDS encoding ArsA family ATPase, with translation MNISDISGPVLDLVKNNRVIVTLGSGGVGKTTTSVALAVLGAMLGKKVGLLSIDPAKRLADAMGIKLGSSLSKVEFAADSGVTGSVYGAMLDQKAVFDEMVEKWAPSQKVKDKIYANSIYKEVSANLGGPLEYMALAKLQSMSEDKSFDLIVLDTPPDTHALDFLQRPDALSGFTDGGVMTWLIKPFYMAQKLGAGKLLKASGRLMSGISNVTGVKMLQLLSEFLVLMEDVIKGFAVAGNQVSELLKSSDTSFILVAAPNNAAVRSAECLLDELGRNQFPLGGLFVNRCLASDLEQSLAHFEHDPKAGNTPGVNLLLKKRDHGKDLLAKLKSHMERTFGDRTPMIKVEEHKQFIHSLESLLSFSHAVAGAAKI
- a CDS encoding MlaE family ABC transporter permease, encoding MSQTQAEQNIVEQGISSFGQKILSGLASIGEVTIFIKESVVQVVRPPFRFRLVLQQMEFIGNQSLTIVLICGFFIGAAVSLQVGTIFVIFGAEGMLGAANGKALSRELSPLITGFLLAGRAGASMTAEIASMKVNEQIDAMESMAVDPINYLVAPRLIASVIMLPLLVSIFNLVGQMASVVIGIFVFNIDQGAFFEKMVNIVSPSDIWSGLQKAIIFGGIIALFACRFGLTAKGGAKGVGQATTNSVVTILLVLLLVDFITTYIQIVL
- a CDS encoding ABC transporter ATP-binding protein, with product MNPKTNSFQKLINDIKGLKRLWPFLRENKRYLIIAACLIPLISAAQSTMPLLIKWTIDNGIVAKNESNIWLGAGLGLGLIVFEYFTRAGQTMYTALAVHRMIRNMRSYLVRHIMRLSASFHDRNLSGALVTRATSDFDNLSESLNQGVLNSIVDAAVLLGALIGLFILNWQLALCALLIMPVVIVVVTQASRLLKRTMLSARSKIAALNGFTQECLYGSTTIKLLAAEKHAQKKFDGLVIAYRNAQMKSVVIDASLFAVLDGISSITIGIILWFAVSQIYGQDSGLSVGVMVAFVQYIQTLFEPLKQLGNKIAMLQGAFTSLDRIFKIIDTNDFVEGDELPKEIEGSIQAKNVSFRYDLESSKPILDAVSFELKAGESLALVGRTGSGKSTIIKLLSKLYGDFDGSIHLDGQDLRDLDGHELRKKIAMVPQDIVLFDGSILFNITLGHPNISREDAINASKLVGLHPIIEQLENDYDYKISEEGVNLSQGQRQLIVFARALAKDPKLIILDEATSSVDPASERLIQSAIDRILHDRTVIVIAHRLSTIRSCDQIILLRQGKIQEKGNHESLMESGGQYFQLYQALEG
- a CDS encoding ABC transporter ATP-binding protein; this translates as MIRFEHVTKQFGSFKVLDDLDVEIPKGKITVIIGKSGEGKSVTIKHIMGLLKPTKGRVFVDGEDITDFEIEDLKRIRRKIGMLFQHAALFDSLSVFENVAFPVLEHENVPFDELKDRVGEVLDMVGLPGIEKKFPGELSTGEKKRVGLARALIHKPKIILYDEPTTGMDPLVSEMIDELIVAVNQNNPELTSVVISHDLKAALDISENVVMLYKGKVQLAASPEEFRNTSDPVIRQFFSGKVDGPMEFM
- a CDS encoding MlaD family protein gives rise to the protein MGDRSLEYKVGFFSLLGIAATVLAVFVLRPDMFSRQDMNTYYTILKDATGILEKTHVKTNGVTIGKVAYIRLDENATRVGMEINEDVFIPEGSKVIVRTVGFLGDKFIEIKRPSNVTNPVPDQSFIPQATDASDLGEVIALIGSIAKDIKKVTSNLAAVLGDREGEESIARIVENIERFTEDARGILEDNRDDVRDLVANIREFSESANDVLDQKNRDRIERILANFDDSMVEVRGATKNINLIAQKVEKGEGTLGRLINDDDTLTEVEGAIKDIRKVLAPVTKLEVAVDTNTYIRRDNTAQTYFNLKFRTRPDAYYLIGFTDFSERTRDTTVETLDGDSTDGVVRSKETIVEDSELRFNLQIAKRWGNLGARLGLFDSTGGVAGDLYFFRDRLRVSLEVYDFADKDSEVRELAHVKAYANILFFDHIYAMMGIDDPTRIDPETGSVNKELNYFFGAGLTFNDQDLKSLFGMAAIATGG
- a CDS encoding carboxy terminal-processing peptidase — protein: MTKLKAVHWRTLLLAGLFSFSLFQPGKALSLSCSEVRQLTLLYFKMHFSYSNFDDEISSRTLENFVKAWDPWKLYFYKSDVEEIRSKYSKKLDDMIYGDLDCSAVDFIMNRYSKRLKERHKHVSALLKKKYDFTVDEYMMVDRDKLDFGSSTEEVNERWRKRVKFQLLNLKTSVGDVEKAKEKLEKRYELALKRHNELTKDRVLGIFLNSFSASLDPHSSYMPAEELEDFRIRTRLSLEGIGASLRSEDGFTIVVSLVKGGAAKKGGLLRVNDKIIAVAQGDGEPVDVIDMDLQEVVKKIRGARGTIVKLTVIRETSKKSQKLVIPIVRERIQLVEQQASSEVIEVVSSNANGRAGKKLKIGVLTLPSFYIDFEGRQKRLSNYRSSANDAKREIRKLQEQKIDALVVDLRNNGGGSLEESINMAGIFFDEGPVVQIKTGDGEVETYYDRDGRTYYDGPLLVMINRHSASASEIFAGAIQDYDRGLIVGDHHTFGKGTVQNLNDLAPKLGAIKVTVNQFYRASGASTQLEGVVADINLPSLVDELEIGEKFYDYALPYEKIKTAKYKEFKLVDRYLPEIKKRSEMRVEKDPKFKEVRDEIEKFTKNKEERSRVSLKEKKDDEEKEDEKLAEEENTDEEYSLQDDIYMQETLKIASDYISLLKGKKPVGSPSIPVLVEKAKPAKASKAVSENSKKEEKK